In Pseudoalteromonas nigrifaciens, the sequence CTTACAGCCAGAAACTCGAAGATTGGGTGATGAGTCACGCCCGTTGTTTTGAGTTTCTTGGCGGTGTTCCTGAGCTAATAATTCCTGACAACCTTAAAAGTGCCGTCACCAAACCGTGTCGATATGAGCCTGACTTAAATCCAACCTACCAACAACTAGCGACACATTACGATACGGTCATTGTGCCCGCTAGACCCTATAAACCAAAGGATAAGGCTAAGGCTGAAGTGGGTGTGCAAATTGTTGAACGTTGGATAATGGCGCGCCTTCGCAATGAAACCTTCTTTAGCTTGCGTCAATTGAACCTGAAAATACAAGCATTACTGGTCGATTTAAATCAACGTAAAATGAAAAAGCATCCTGGCTCACGGCTCAGTCAGTTTGATGCTATCGACAGACCTGCACTCAAACCACTGCCCACACAGCCTTACAGCTATACCTTAGTAAAACAGGTGAGCGTGCATATTGATTATCATGTGGAAATTGAAAAGCACTACTACTCAGTGCCACATACCTTAATTAAACAAAAGCTTGAAGCCCATGCCTCCGGGAAGTTGGTGACACTCTACCATCAAGGCATACGAGTCGCTGTTCACCCCAGATCATACCGAGAAGGTGCGCACACCACGCTTGATCTGCATATGCCTATCGCTCATCAAAAGCAGCAACAATGGACACCACAGCGGTTCGAACGCTGGGCGAGTAAATTTGGCACATCAACTGAGCAGTTTGTTATGCAATTGATGCAAGCTAAAAAACATCCAGAGCAAAGCTACCGTGCTTGTATGGGGTTATTAAGCCTAGGTAAAAAGTTTAGTGATCAACGTCTTGAAGCCGCCTGTCATCGCGCATTAACCACAGGTGTTACTCGCGTTAAACAAGTAAAGAGTATCTTAGAAAAAGGCTTGGATAAACAACCCTTGCCACAAGCTCAAGGTGATTTACTACAAGATATTGATCATAAAAATATCCGTGGCAACCACTATTACCATTAATAAAAATTAACAAACCATAGGAAGACTTATGCAAAATATCAATCAACAAGTTAATAATCAGTTAAGTAATTTAAAGCTAAGCGGCATACGTGATGCGCTATTGCAGCAATACGAGCAACCCAATTTATACGTTGAACAAAGCTTCGAAGAGCGGCTAAGTTTATTGCTTGAACATGAAATAACGCAGCGTGATCAGCGTAAAATAGATCGCCTAACGCGACAAGCAAAGTTCAGAGTTGGCGGCACACTTGCCCAACTCAACTATGGCGCAGCACGACAACTCGATAAAGCTCAGATCCGTTCATTAGCACAAGGTGAATGGCTTCGTCTTCACCAAAACATCTTGATCACAGGAGCAACAGGTTGTGGCAAAACTTACCTCGCTTGCGCGCTTGGTCAAAACCACTGCCAACAAGGGAGTAGCGTTTATTATTTTAGGCTCAAAGAGCTATTAGAAAAGATGTTTCTAGCGCAAGCCGATGGTAGTTATCGAAAACTGATCAACAAGCTTAGCTCTGCCAATTTACTGATCTTAGATGATTGGGGATTAGAGCCATTAACGGCTCAACAACGGAGTGATTTACTGGAATTAATTGATGCAAGATATGATACAAAATCGACCTTAATAGCGAGTCAATTACCGATAGAAAATTGGTATGAAATGATCGGAGAATCGACACACGCGGATGCGATTCTAGATAGGCTTGTGCACGGGGCGATAAAGTTGGAATTAAAAGGCGAGTCGATGCGAAAAAAACTAAATTTCTTGACTGATGCCGATCACTCAAGTTAGATTTTACTGAGGTCTACTGACAGACAAAAAAGTGATCGGCTTGAATGGTATTGAGCGATCGGCATCATGGTATTACGCAATTGTGGTTAAAGTAAATAAAAACAAAGCGCTTGATTGGTCTGTTGAAGAGGTTATAAGGCGTTGGTATAAGTTATATAAACAAGGAGACTCTTTGGTTGAACGCTTTTTAAATGGCGAAAAATTAAATGAGGCTAGCTTATATATTTTTAGTGAAATTATAGCAACATGGCGAGCACGACTTTATGATATTAGCTGGTATATGAAAAATCTTAATGAATATATTGCCAGGCAAGCAAATAAAGAAGATAACTGCACAGGAAAATACTGGGAAGGGCGTTATAAATCCCAAGCACTATTAGATGATAAGGCCATTTTAAGTTGTATGGCGTATGTTGATTTGAATCCAATTAGAGCGAAAATAGCTACAGAACTTGAAAACAGTGATTTCACATCAATTCAAGAGCGTATCCATAAATATAAAAACACGCCAAAAAATAGTAAACAACCTGCACAAAAATCAGAGCTTTTTGAGCACAAAAGCCAGCCAATGCAATTACTTAAATTGGGTAGTAATGCAGAACCAGACACGATCCCATTTAGATTAATAGACTATTTAGAGTTAGTAAGTTGGAGTAGTCGTTATTTTACTTGCAATAAACAACGGGAAGTAAGTAAAAATGTACCCAATATATTAGCCAAATTAAATATAGAAGAGGGTGAGTGGCTAAACGCAATTCAGCATTTTCGTAGGCAATATGCAAACTTTGCAGGGAGTAAAGTAAGGTTAATGAATTTAGCTGCGCAGAACCAAGCTAAGTGGTACAAAGGTGTTGGTTAATCTGTAAGTTATTTTATGCAGAGTAAATACGAGCATCCGCGAGGTCGTTCATAGATCTGTGTCAGCTTAAGTTAGCAAATATCCATCATATGAAGTGTAAGCCTCTAACTCTCGTTAAAACCTCCCTAAAATCGAATAAACTTTAACTGTTGTGATTCAATGAAAGCCATACACTGGAGTAAATAATAAATAAACTGTGCATTTGTTTTTTAATAAAAATTAAATGCCTGTCCCATATTAAAATTTTTGAAATTAAATAAACACTCTGCTTTTGTGCGAGTGTTTATTCATTTTTATAGTTTACTTAAGGGTACGAGCTTTAAAAGTTTGTTAGCTTTTCAGCGGCTATTGCTGCGTTATTTATTACTCCAAGTTCTTGAAACTTAATACGTCCTTGCTCGTCTAAACCTGTCATTAAGTTGGAGTGATTAACTTCATTGTTGTCTATGTTTTGAAACTTTATATTTAATACCATGGCTAAACTACGAACGTCTTGTGGTGTGCCGGTTAATAAACTCCAGTTTTGTAAATTTAACTTTCGGCTTTGTGCAAATTCTTTTAGTACTGCAGGTGTATCTGTGTCTGGAGTTAACGATACTAAAATAAAACCTACGTCTTGTTTTTCAGCCTCACTCAGCTTATTTTCAATGGCTTGCATGGTAGAAACAATAGTAGGGCAGGTATGTAAGCAGTGTGTGTAAATAAGGCTTATGACTTGTTTTTTACCGCTAAAGCTACTTAAAGTACGTTTATTAGCGTCTTGATCTAACCATGTACTGTTAAGCTGATAAACAGAGTCTTGTGGTATGTTTTGCGAGTAAGCGTATGAGCTGGCAAGCATGCATATCAGCCCTAATATTTTGAGTGTTATATTATTAGAAATAATAGCTGGGTTATATTTTATCATTTTTTATTCCTTTGATTTCGCACAGCGAAACCCTAAATTGGGTAAAGTATATTTGGCCTGCAAACTAGATCGAAAGCCAAAGCGCATAAATGCGGCATAATCACTGGGATCAGCAGCGCCTTGTGCTCCTGCGGCGCAAAATAATTTTTGATTTATATCACTATCACCACGGGACTCGCCGCTGACCAAAGCGGAGTTAAAATCCTCTGTCCATTCCCAAATTAAGCCGTGTAAGTCTTGTGCCCCCCAATAGTTTGCAGGGTTAGTACCAACCTCAGGGAGTTGTTTG encodes:
- the istA gene encoding IS21 family transposase, which gives rise to MPTAPISMRKLKEILRLKYSCKLSHRQIATSLSVSPSIVSKYACKSAELDITYWPLDEKWDDHALQQAFFKTKPRLKGFTIPDWSLVQQELRPKTMTLLLLWEEYKERHAEGFYSYTHFCRQYKAWLKCQKPSMRQNHKAGEKLFVDYCGPTMSIVDTSTGECRTAQVFVAVMGASNYTYAEATYSQKLEDWVMSHARCFEFLGGVPELIIPDNLKSAVTKPCRYEPDLNPTYQQLATHYDTVIVPARPYKPKDKAKAEVGVQIVERWIMARLRNETFFSLRQLNLKIQALLVDLNQRKMKKHPGSRLSQFDAIDRPALKPLPTQPYSYTLVKQVSVHIDYHVEIEKHYYSVPHTLIKQKLEAHASGKLVTLYHQGIRVAVHPRSYREGAHTTLDLHMPIAHQKQQQWTPQRFERWASKFGTSTEQFVMQLMQAKKHPEQSYRACMGLLSLGKKFSDQRLEAACHRALTTGVTRVKQVKSILEKGLDKQPLPQAQGDLLQDIDHKNIRGNHYYH
- the istB gene encoding IS21-like element ISShfr5 family helper ATPase IstB codes for the protein MQNINQQVNNQLSNLKLSGIRDALLQQYEQPNLYVEQSFEERLSLLLEHEITQRDQRKIDRLTRQAKFRVGGTLAQLNYGAARQLDKAQIRSLAQGEWLRLHQNILITGATGCGKTYLACALGQNHCQQGSSVYYFRLKELLEKMFLAQADGSYRKLINKLSSANLLILDDWGLEPLTAQQRSDLLELIDARYDTKSTLIASQLPIENWYEMIGESTHADAILDRLVHGAIKLELKGESMRKKLNFLTDADHSS
- a CDS encoding transposase → MIGLNGIERSASWYYAIVVKVNKNKALDWSVEEVIRRWYKLYKQGDSLVERFLNGEKLNEASLYIFSEIIATWRARLYDISWYMKNLNEYIARQANKEDNCTGKYWEGRYKSQALLDDKAILSCMAYVDLNPIRAKIATELENSDFTSIQERIHKYKNTPKNSKQPAQKSELFEHKSQPMQLLKLGSNAEPDTIPFRLIDYLELVSWSSRYFTCNKQREVSKNVPNILAKLNIEEGEWLNAIQHFRRQYANFAGSKVRLMNLAAQNQAKWYKGVG
- a CDS encoding SCO family protein is translated as MIKYNPAIISNNITLKILGLICMLASSYAYSQNIPQDSVYQLNSTWLDQDANKRTLSSFSGKKQVISLIYTHCLHTCPTIVSTMQAIENKLSEAEKQDVGFILVSLTPDTDTPAVLKEFAQSRKLNLQNWSLLTGTPQDVRSLAMVLNIKFQNIDNNEVNHSNLMTGLDEQGRIKFQELGVINNAAIAAEKLTNF